The window TGGCCATGAGCGCGACGAATGCCTTCCATGGTTTTCCGCACCAGGGGATCGCGCACCGGATCAGTGACGCCTTGGTAATGGTGCCACTGGCTAATGGCGGTGAGGTGGAGATCTAACGTCCGGGCGTTGAGCGATTCGGCCCTGGCGAGCAGATAGCGCACCACCGTATCTCGGTCAGTCGGCAACCGGCCACCCCATTTCTCAAATTGGCGAATGGCGGATCGGTAGGCCTTGCGGGTGTTATCGGAGGTGGCCGCCTGGAGGTAGTGCCGCAGTGACTCGGATTCCCGATGAGCAATCTGGTTCGATTCCTCATTACGTAATGCTAAGTCGGTGGCCATTTTGGGTGGTTTGGTGTTCATGAATTGGATTCCTATCGGTGTCACCAGAAAGGCGGCTATGTACCGGCGTTACAAGCAGAAGATTTTCAGCTTAATACCATAACCAACGATAACCTTGATTATCGAAGGTTAACAATTGAAACTCAAGAAACTTTGATAAGCATAAATATAATGTTATATTACGTGTTACATAATACGTTACTAAATAGTTTGAGAGGAAATCTCCCTATGGCACGCGCCGGAGTCACTTACCACGATGTCGCCAAAGCCGCCGAAGCCATCAAAACCCAAGGCCAGGAGCCTACGGTGGATCGGGTGCGGGAACATATGGGCACCGGCAGCAAAAGCACCATCGCGCCGCTGCTCAAGCGTTGGCGATCAGACAACGGAGAGGCAGCCGATATCGGTGGACTCCCGAACGACCTGGTGGAGGTAGTGAAATCACTCCACGAGCGGGTACAGCAGATGGCCGACCACCGTATTGAGCAGACCCGTCAGGAATTTGAGGCGTCAAATAAAGAACTCCGCAAAGAATTGGCCGATTCCAAAAACACCATCGCGCAACTTACTGCCCGACAACAGGATCTTGAGAGCCAGATTGAACGGCAGAACAAAGAAAAAAGTGCGTTAGACAAGTCTCTGGAAGATGTGCGTATCAGCCTGGTCAAAGCCGAGGCCCAACGAGACGAAGCCATTGTGCGAACCGCTGAATTAAAGGAAAGTATTGCGGAACTTAAGCAGGAAAATAAGGACATCCGCGATCATTTTGAACATTATCAGCAGCGCACTGCCGAAGACCGTCAGCAAGAACGCGAACAGTTCCGGATCGATACCCAGGGGTTGAAAGACCAGATGCAGGAACTGCAACACCGGTTCGACCAGGCTGAGTCAAGAGCGTCCGAGTTATTTGATGCCAATGCGCAGTTACAAAGCAATGCCGATAAACTTGAACAGACCAATGCGACGCTAAACAGGGATTTGAACGGAAAGGTAGATGAGACCCAGAACCTGAAGCGAGACCTTGAA of the Litoribrevibacter albus genome contains:
- a CDS encoding DNA-binding protein — translated: MRGNLPMARAGVTYHDVAKAAEAIKTQGQEPTVDRVREHMGTGSKSTIAPLLKRWRSDNGEAADIGGLPNDLVEVVKSLHERVQQMADHRIEQTRQEFEASNKELRKELADSKNTIAQLTARQQDLESQIERQNKEKSALDKSLEDVRISLVKAEAQRDEAIVRTAELKESIAELKQENKDIRDHFEHYQQRTAEDRQQEREQFRIDTQGLKDQMQELQHRFDQAESRASELFDANAQLQSNADKLEQTNATLNRDLNGKVDETQNLKRDLEDAMTKNQEYQHKNEQLAEKIAALTAQKADVDKELAVLSQALKATKTELKTIQDKVTYLTDENKVILQEKAMILGQFKQLQGSL